In Candidatus Nitrospira nitrificans, the sequence TCTTCCCTCGATTTCATGGACACGTGGTTACGCGACTGCTGCCCGCGCTTCATACTCAGCTGGGGAGTGATAGCCGAGGGTTGAGTGCCGACGCTGCCGATTGTAGAACCCCTCGATGTATTC encodes:
- a CDS encoding IS3 family transposase translates to EYIEGFYNRQRRHSTLGYHSPAEYEARAAVA